The genomic stretch atgcCTTTGGAAATCTGAAGAAACATGATGTCCAACCTAGATTTCTATAGCCAATCTATTAAGCATTGGTGTAGAGAGAGAAATTTTCAGACATAAATTTCCCCACCTCAGGAAGTTACCTAGGTTGCATTCTACCAAACAAAGGAGTAgaccaaaaaaagagagacctgagaatctggaaaaaagatattccacataAGGGAGGGGTGAAAGGAGACCCTAGGATAATGGTGAAGGGAGTTCCCAAGATGTGAGCTGTACAGCAGTCCTAGAGAGCTGTCAGTACAGACTAGAGCTGATCAGATGGCTCTAGGAGAGGAGAGCCTTTCAACAATAGAATAGTCAAGGCACTTGACTATACTGAGAGGAGATTTACCCAACTGCAGAAATTTGGGATATATCCATGATAATtaagcaatgaaaaaaagaaacaattattaaCTGTGGTTGGATGGTAGCTTGCAGGAAGGGAAACATCATGTAAGACTCAGCTGTAAAGATTATAtaatcaagaaaaatttaaacattaaatattgaGCTAAGAAAAATTGTCCTCAAGTACAGTGGGGGAATGGGTATAAGTGAAAAgacctatatctttttttttttttttttttttttgtggtacgcgggcctctcactgttgtggcctctcccattgcggagcacaggctccggaagcgcaggctcagcggccatggctcacgggcccagccgctccgcggcatgtgggatcctcccggaccggggcacaaacccatgtcccctgcatcagcaggcaggctctcaaccactgcgccaccagggaagcccaaaagaccTATATCTTAATCTTCTGTGATCAGAAGCAAATAGATAATacctaaaattgaaaaaaatatatgcatgccATTTAGAGATATGGAGGTTAAATATCACCcctcccaaaacaaacaaacaaacaaaaaaaacacagaagagaaccacaaaagcaacaaaaacaaaatgggctccaaaaaagttaaaagtggttgcctctgggagaATAGGAACTGCTATTTTTTGCAACCTGCCTTATTTGATTCTTTATACTATGTGCATGTATAACagataaaaatagtaattttaaaaatacataaatttgcaTAAATCAAATTGCAATTTAGTAAGATAACTGACAATTTGAGCTAAAGAGCCCTTCTAGTAAGTTTCTATATCATGCTTATTTTGTAGTATATAAATTTGACTCTGAGTCAAAATTGGGCACATCTAAATTGTGGTTTGAGCAATAATCACTTAAAAGAAAGCTAAATTAAGAATTAGGAAATAGCTCCTTAAAGTAATAATAGTTGCCTATGACATATGTGCTACAATATAATGTcttccattattttgttttacacaGAGCTCTCCCAGTTACTGCTTTGTGACCTTACCCTATGTTTTAGTTATCCTGTGAAGACGGATGATGTAAAGGAACCAGAAAGAAACAACCCCCTCTTTGAAGAGTCTAAAATGTCAGATGTATCTCTTGcttctaacagttttttaatctgattttttatttatttgttgtgaatttataactttttattgttgaattaaCACATACCTAGGAGAATCGAGTTTactaatatatttaatgtaataaaaaacaaaataaaaatacgtTGAGTTGTAAAGAATCATTTCATGCTCTTGAAGGctgttattttcttgttttaatgttTCAAGGAATGgctaatttatttcattaatggcAAGAGTATGACATAGGAAATTGGCCATGAGGCACTACTTCTCGTTTACCCTGTGCTTGAATTTGGCTTAGGTTGAAAGAGAGTTactaaattataaatgtatgGTATGAGTTTATATTAATCCGATCTCTCTTGGTAGCAAGTGCCAAAAGCAACTCAAGCTAGCTGAAGCATTTATTGGGTCACGTGACTTGGAAGTCCATGGTTGGGATAGATTTCAGGGCCTCCACTAATTCATCAGATGTCTCCATCCTGGTTCTGTTTCTGTACATTGGCCTCATCCTCTCCTATTAAAAGCTGATTTCCTCCGTATGCCAGGTAGAAGGGGGAGAGGTATGGTAGACAActccaggtgtacagcattatctTTTGGGGATCCCAGAGAAAAGAGATCTTCTCTGTCTCAGTGTTTAACATTCTAGAGAAAGATCCTGATTGGCCCAGCTTTGATTAAGATGGGTCCTGAGCAACTGTGTTTGGTGAGGCTGGTATCATATGCCAGGTCTGTAGCAAAGGAGAGACTCCACCAAAAGAACAGAGTTGCCATGGCctgaagaaggggagaaagaatgCTAGTCATAAAAACATCAGATACCACGCATTTCAATCACTGAAGTGGAACAGGTTTTAGTTTTAGgatacctttattttaaaacttcctaaTTTCTGTCCCTTTCCACCAAcgaaaacttaaaataataagcGTTTACCTTGTAAACACAATTCACTACTATATAGTTGCTTTGAAATCTACCATGTCCTTCATTTTAGATGTTTTTGAACATAAAGTATAGAATACCATGAAGCAAGAAACAAGGTCAGCAGAACTTGTAGTTTTTTCTATCCTCATTACCCAGCACCTAGCTCAGTGCACAGAATAGGCATGACATAAACGCTTGTTGAATATCTTATTGAATAAACAGGTAAATGAATGCAAGATTTTCAGCTTTAGAATTCCTGAGTTCTGGACCCTAATTTGAGAACTTCCAGTTTCTAAGGATGAAGTTTTGTGAAGCATCCTTTTTATCATCATTGATTAAAAGTCTCCACATGCTCATTATCTTAGCAAATCGTGCCAGTGGTCTTTCTATTAGCTCATGAAAGTGAAGATGCAAGATATTCTTTGTGACTCAGAAAACTCGTAGA from Physeter macrocephalus isolate SW-GA chromosome 2, ASM283717v5, whole genome shotgun sequence encodes the following:
- the C2H5orf58 gene encoding putative uncharacterized protein C5orf58 homolog, with amino-acid sequence MFDNNVTNHKLNVEAIIKNINTISLELKKMKELSQLLLCDLTLCFSYPVKTDDVKEPERNNPLFEESKMSDVSLASNSFLI